The window GGTGGTTTTGTCTCAAGGAACTAAGCGAAGGTAGAAACGTAAATAAAACATCGAATAAAATAAGGGGGAAATGCTCGAGTAAAAGGCGTTCAGAATCATTACTACCCGCGCGGCCTACAGATACTTAAGTCACTTTTCATGTAGTTATTTGTGGGCGGAGCCTAGTAGACTTCGTGACACGCATGCCACCGCCTAAGACGAATCCACGGCTCACCTGTGAAGTTTGGAGGAAAAAGTTTGCCGCGGCAGCCTAGTGTTAGAGGAGGAAACGAGAGGAGTCCGCTACTTCTCCTCGTACTACTTCGTATGTTGGATGTGTATTCACGCAAATCGGAACCAAGCCTCCGCATCAAATCCTGGCCGGTAAACGTCAGCGTCGACGCCGTTCATACGATCAAGCTGACCACAAATGTTGTACTGTACTACTAGTATATCAGTACTGAGTCAACTTTGGCATGCTATATATGGCCGTGGCTAGCTTTGAATCACAGAGGCCAAGATCTGTTTGGGTCAGCAGAAATATTTTTCTGAATGTTAAATATAGCTAGTGCGATGGACATACGTGCGCTCCTGATTACTTGTCCAAGTCGTAAAGTAGACGGTTCAACTGAAGAATTAACCCACCAAACATTATGCCTTGTAGGGTAGTACAGTAAGTTCTACCGGAAGAGTCTCTGATATGCTCGTGTATATATACCTCCGGAGCCTACAACTGAGGCACCAACAGAAGCCAGCTACTACGTGCAAAGTAGAGACGACCTTGAGCAGTTGATAGACAcgacaccagcagcagcagcagcagcaatggcGGCCGGAGCAGGAGGAGACGACCTGAAGCTGCTGGGCATGTGGGCGAGCCCGGCCGTGCTGCGGGTGCGCCTCGCTCTCAGCATCAAGGGCATCAGCAGCTACGAGTACCAAGAGGAGGACTTCGACAACAAGAGCGAGCTGCTCCTCCGCTCCAACCCCGTCCACAAGATGGTCCCCGTGCTGATCCACGCCGGCAAGCCCGTCTGCGAGTCGACGGTCATCATACAGTACCTCGACGAGGCTTTCGCCGGCGACGCCCTCCTCCCGGCCGGCCCCTACGAGCGCGCCGTCGCCCGGTTCTGGGCCGCCTTCGTCGACGACACGGTATGCTCATACTCCATTCCATTGATTTCATTAGATCCGCCGTGTTCGTGGCATTGATCGAGCTCTTGTGGACATCTGTGCAAGCGCAGCTCCTGAAGGCCATGTACCAGGCGTCGTGGAGCAAGACGGAGGAGGAGAAAGCGGAGGGGAGGAAAAAGGTGGCCGCCGCCATGAAGACCCTGGACGGAGCCCTTAGCGACGTCGCCGGAGGGAAGCCGTTCTTTGGCGGCAACGCCCCCGGGTACGTGGACACGGTGCTCGGCGGCCTCCTCGCGTGGGTGCGCTCCGTGGACGTGATCAATGGCGTCAAGACCATCGACCCTGAGACGAtgccgctcctggccgcgtgggcgGACCGCTTCGGCGCGCTGGACGCGGTGGAGGCGGTCATGCCGGACGTGGACAGGCTGGTGGAGTTCTCCTTGTCCTTGACAACGTAGGCTCATGCTGGGGACGAGGCCGCCTGCCACAGCAAACTATTTTGTTTCAAAACATTGCCGCTATTCTCTCTTTCGTGTTCCCCCGGTAGCGTTCACTATTTAGTTTTGTTGTTGTTGAGTGAGCCACAAAGCTTTATTAATCATGGAAAataatatctatctatctatcttcaGGCAAACAAGCCACTCGTTCATCTCTTTTTTTTTTTGACAGTGGTGAATTTATTGACTCATAATGTCGCTCGCTTCGAGAGAATACAAGCACTATAAGCACAAGCTCAGCCTTTGCACGACTGGAACACACACAGCCCATCATCGCGCACACACATAGATAAAATTTCGGAACCTCTCTGCATACAACAACAATCATCAACATTAACCATCACCTATCGCAGCACCCGGAATGTGGGATAAGTGTTTAAAAAACGATGCCTCCAACAAGAGAACGACAGACAGGTGTTGTCATCGCTAGATCCACCCATGGAGGTTAGGTCTTGCGTTTTCACCCCGATTAAAAGATTATAATTGTTAAGGTGGAAAGATCTATATGTTCCACAAAATTGTATCATGTACAAATTTTGCCGAGACATATGGATAAAACTATATTGACGTAGCAATAAAAGTGCTACAACATGTATGGATGTCTTCCCAAAATATGTATATGTGATATGTGCTATGTGTTGGTATCGGATAACAAATCAATCAAGCGTTGGATGATAGATAGACTAGGGTTTTCAAGTGGCTAGCGATTTCACCGATTCGGCGACGATGGCTATTGACGTTTAGCCATTGTGCAACCCGCT is drawn from Triticum dicoccoides isolate Atlit2015 ecotype Zavitan chromosome 4A, WEW_v2.0, whole genome shotgun sequence and contains these coding sequences:
- the LOC119289835 gene encoding probable glutathione S-transferase GSTU6; this translates as MAAGAGGDDLKLLGMWASPAVLRVRLALSIKGISSYEYQEEDFDNKSELLLRSNPVHKMVPVLIHAGKPVCESTVIIQYLDEAFAGDALLPAGPYERAVARFWAAFVDDTLLKAMYQASWSKTEEEKAEGRKKVAAAMKTLDGALSDVAGGKPFFGGNAPGYVDTVLGGLLAWVRSVDVINGVKTIDPETMPLLAAWADRFGALDAVEAVMPDVDRLVEFSLSLTT